From Streptomyces sp. NBC_01754, a single genomic window includes:
- a CDS encoding 3-hydroxyanthranilate 3,4-dioxygenase, with protein MTDIPQVIDFQGWITEHEHLLKPPVNNRTMSLGKDFIVQIVGGPNQRTDYHLDPYEEWFYQVKGDMHVDVMTEDGPRTVHIKEGQAWLLPGNLPHSPQRPDPESIGLVIERVREEGTLERFQWYCLDCSRLIHETELQVRDIVEDLPPVFSEFYADEKARVCPGCGALHPGKG; from the coding sequence ATGACCGACATCCCGCAGGTCATCGATTTCCAGGGATGGATCACCGAGCACGAGCACCTGCTCAAGCCGCCGGTGAACAACCGGACCATGTCCCTGGGCAAGGACTTCATCGTCCAGATCGTCGGCGGCCCCAACCAGCGGACGGACTACCACCTCGACCCGTACGAGGAGTGGTTCTACCAGGTCAAGGGCGATATGCACGTCGACGTCATGACCGAGGACGGGCCGCGGACCGTACACATCAAGGAGGGGCAGGCGTGGTTGCTCCCCGGCAACCTCCCGCACTCCCCGCAGCGGCCCGACCCCGAGTCGATCGGGCTGGTCATCGAGCGGGTCCGTGAGGAGGGCACCCTGGAGCGGTTCCAGTGGTACTGCCTCGACTGCTCCCGGCTGATCCACGAGACCGAGCTCCAGGTGCGGGACATCGTCGAGGATCTGCCACCGGTCTTCAGCGAGTTCTACGCGGACGAGAAGGCCCGGGTCTGCCCCGGGTGCGGGGCTCTGCATCCCGGGAAGGGCTGA
- a CDS encoding NADH-quinone oxidoreductase subunit NuoK, translating to MTFQLLLVLAAGLFSTGLFGALSQQSIVMIMMGIELMIGGIVVAAAGFRHFLSPAVGSGQVVIVAAVVAMAVEMAMGFAVTTAVYRARQVDMTDMAGDLRG from the coding sequence ATGACGTTCCAGCTTCTGCTGGTCCTCGCCGCCGGCCTGTTCTCGACCGGCCTGTTCGGTGCGCTCTCCCAGCAGTCCATCGTCATGATCATGATGGGTATCGAGCTGATGATCGGCGGCATCGTCGTCGCCGCCGCCGGATTCCGGCACTTCCTCTCGCCGGCCGTCGGCAGCGGACAGGTGGTGATCGTGGCGGCCGTGGTGGCGATGGCCGTGGAGATGGCCATGGGCTTCGCCGTCACCACCGCCGTCTACCGGGCCCGCCAGGTCGACATGACCGACATGGCCGGGGACCTGAGGGGATGA
- a CDS encoding NADH-quinone oxidoreductase subunit N, with protein MNENPADLVPELALLGVAVLGLLTGSWLPRRRQWIVALLAATACTTGLVATAVTMATDRERTVFSAAFAVDTATGIGRLVVLTGLLLVIGMSVGTVRNHERETEYWVLLLLSGAGTLALTGADDLLMLFAAYLLAGLPAYALTAFAKDGRGTEAALKYYLTGALLGTLMLAGTALLYGAGHTTHYRGLSTALPTAPYGLVAVGLIGVLAGLLFKSGAVPAHFWVPDVTEGAPVPVAAYVATLPKVGGLIALYRLLHQAFSGSDVNWPLLLAILAGVTMTLGNLAAFFQTSVTRLLAYSTISQAGYLLMALAVATRSDLAQKGLLFYLAAYTVTNLGAFAVVTALPHARTLTDYRGLARRRPGLAAVLVVCLLGLVGTPPTGVFLGKLEVFSATLDGGFTWLAVLAVANTVASLFYYLRWFGPLFVTHDSAPARVQEVAGRSSAATAYVAATLSVALGVAGQAVLTLSEGPLLR; from the coding sequence GTGAACGAGAACCCGGCCGACCTCGTCCCCGAACTCGCACTCCTGGGCGTCGCGGTCCTCGGCCTCCTCACCGGTTCCTGGCTGCCCCGCCGCCGCCAGTGGATCGTCGCCCTGCTCGCGGCCACCGCCTGCACGACCGGTCTCGTGGCCACCGCCGTCACCATGGCCACCGACCGCGAACGGACCGTGTTCTCCGCCGCGTTCGCCGTCGACACCGCGACCGGCATCGGCCGGCTCGTCGTCCTCACCGGCCTGCTGCTGGTCATCGGCATGTCCGTGGGAACCGTACGGAATCATGAACGGGAGACGGAGTACTGGGTACTGCTGCTGCTGTCCGGCGCGGGCACTCTCGCCCTGACCGGCGCCGACGACCTGCTGATGCTGTTCGCCGCCTACCTGCTGGCCGGCCTGCCCGCCTACGCGCTCACCGCGTTCGCCAAGGACGGCCGCGGTACCGAGGCGGCCCTGAAGTACTACTTGACGGGCGCCCTGCTCGGCACCCTCATGCTCGCCGGCACCGCGCTCCTGTACGGCGCCGGCCACACGACCCACTACCGTGGGCTGAGCACGGCCCTGCCCACCGCGCCCTACGGACTCGTCGCCGTCGGACTCATCGGTGTACTGGCCGGTCTGCTGTTCAAGAGCGGTGCGGTACCGGCCCACTTCTGGGTACCCGACGTCACCGAGGGCGCACCCGTGCCGGTCGCCGCCTACGTCGCGACCCTCCCCAAGGTCGGCGGCCTGATCGCCCTGTACCGCCTCCTGCACCAGGCCTTCTCCGGAAGCGACGTCAACTGGCCCCTGCTGCTCGCGATCCTCGCCGGAGTCACCATGACCCTGGGGAACCTTGCGGCGTTCTTCCAGACCTCCGTCACACGTCTGCTCGCCTACTCCACCATCAGCCAGGCCGGCTACCTCCTCATGGCCCTGGCCGTCGCCACCCGGAGCGACCTCGCACAGAAGGGCCTGCTGTTCTACCTGGCGGCCTACACCGTCACCAACCTCGGCGCCTTCGCCGTGGTCACCGCACTTCCGCACGCTCGTACCCTCACCGACTACCGGGGCCTCGCCCGCCGCCGCCCCGGCCTCGCGGCCGTACTCGTCGTCTGCCTCCTCGGCCTGGTCGGCACTCCGCCCACCGGTGTCTTCCTCGGCAAACTGGAGGTATTCAGCGCGACCCTCGACGGCGGTTTCACCTGGCTCGCCGTGCTCGCCGTCGCCAACACCGTCGCCTCCCTCTTCTACTACCTGCGCTGGTTCGGGCCCCTGTTCGTCACCCACGACTCCGCGCCCGCCCGCGTACAGGAGGTGGCAGGACGTTCGTCCGCCGCCACCGCCTACGTCGCGGCCACGCTCTCCGTGGCACTCGGGGTCGCCGGACAAGCCGTCCTCACGCTCTCGGAGGGACCACTGCTGCGGTGA
- a CDS encoding NADH-quinone oxidoreductase subunit A: MNGFTAALSLLALALLAVAGLYGAAQALSISSEPSAAQPFGSGIEPVEHAFSRFHVRWYTVAMLFLAFDMEMVFMYPWTLVVSVTGTGAVVEMFVFLAVLLAGVVYAWREGALRWT, encoded by the coding sequence GTGAACGGCTTCACGGCCGCACTGTCCCTGCTGGCCCTGGCCCTCCTCGCGGTCGCCGGCCTCTACGGCGCCGCCCAGGCGCTGAGCATCTCCTCCGAACCGTCGGCCGCCCAGCCGTTCGGGTCCGGCATCGAGCCCGTCGAGCACGCGTTCAGCCGGTTTCACGTGCGTTGGTACACGGTCGCGATGCTCTTCCTCGCCTTCGACATGGAGATGGTCTTCATGTACCCGTGGACCCTCGTGGTCTCCGTGACGGGCACCGGTGCGGTGGTCGAGATGTTCGTCTTCCTCGCGGTCCTCCTTGCCGGAGTCGTCTACGCGTGGCGGGAGGGAGCGCTGCGATGGACCTGA
- a CDS encoding amidohydrolase family protein: protein MIDIHTHYVPRGWPDLTSEIGPDAPWLRIESESDAMIMMGTKEFRRIQADCWDAETRLRDMDADGVRTQVVSPTPAFFSYGSDGRQAAKVARVFNDLALEIVAPAPDRLVPFCQVPLQDPDAACRELERSVANGHRGVEIGNHVGDLDLDSEGVVTFLQHCASLDVPVFVHPWDMASSPRLDRWMAQWLTAMPAETHLSILALILGGVFDRIDDSLKICFAHGGGSFAFWLGRMENAWHGRNDVIGTSRFPPSHYLGRFYVDSVVFDERALRLLVDTVGADRVMVGSDYPYPLGERPVGEVVRRSEFLDEESRRLMTRGNAERFLGLGDRPAGY from the coding sequence ATGATCGACATCCACACCCATTACGTCCCCCGGGGCTGGCCGGACCTGACGTCCGAGATCGGACCGGACGCGCCGTGGCTTCGGATCGAGTCCGAGTCGGACGCGATGATCATGATGGGCACGAAGGAGTTCCGCCGGATCCAGGCGGACTGCTGGGACGCGGAGACCCGCCTGCGCGACATGGACGCGGACGGCGTCCGGACGCAGGTCGTCTCCCCGACCCCGGCCTTCTTCAGCTACGGCAGCGACGGACGGCAGGCGGCGAAGGTCGCCCGGGTCTTCAACGACCTCGCTCTGGAGATCGTCGCCCCGGCGCCGGACCGGCTCGTCCCGTTCTGCCAGGTGCCGTTGCAGGATCCGGACGCCGCCTGCCGTGAGCTGGAACGCAGTGTCGCCAACGGCCACCGGGGGGTGGAGATAGGCAACCACGTCGGCGATCTCGACCTCGACAGCGAGGGAGTCGTCACCTTTCTCCAGCACTGCGCGTCGCTGGACGTCCCGGTGTTCGTACACCCGTGGGACATGGCCAGCTCCCCCCGGCTCGACCGGTGGATGGCCCAGTGGCTGACCGCGATGCCCGCGGAGACGCATCTGTCGATCCTGGCCCTGATCCTGGGCGGGGTGTTCGACCGTATCGACGACAGCCTGAAGATCTGCTTCGCCCACGGCGGCGGGTCGTTCGCCTTCTGGCTCGGCCGGATGGAGAACGCCTGGCACGGACGCAACGACGTCATCGGTACGTCGCGGTTCCCGCCCTCGCACTACCTCGGCCGCTTCTACGTCGACTCGGTCGTCTTCGACGAACGCGCGCTGCGGCTGCTGGTCGACACGGTGGGCGCGGACCGGGTGATGGTGGGCAGCGACTACCCGTATCCGCTGGGGGAGCGCCCGGTCGGTGAGGTCGTCCGCAGGAGCGAATTCCTCGACGAAGAGAGCCGGCGGCTGATGACCCGGGGCAACGCCGAGCGTTTCCTCGGCCTTGGGGACCGGCCCGCCGGCTACTGA
- a CDS encoding NADH-quinone oxidoreductase subunit 5 family protein, translated as MSALLWLLITLPLGAGAVLTVTGPRRDRWVPSAGVAAAVATLGVAVAAAVLRPSAGAPLFAGMEAGLAVDGLSAVMVVTTAAVTTAVLAFAAGELAAGENRGRFFGLMLLFSGAMLVTVTATTLPLLLMAWEVMGATSWALIGYWWRQPGRAAAADVAFLTTRTADLGLYLAAGAALAGGAVTLRLDALPQAASPWLHVTTAGVVAAALGKSAQLPFSFWLSRAMQGPSPVSALLHSATMVAAGAYLLLRMGPLLERTGWAGPLVSWCGVATALALGVVAVAQTDLKQLLAASTAAQVGFMVLAAGSHAVAAGTTQLVAHAATKSGLFLAAGAWLTALGTERLPDLRGAARSHRLVGFAFTVGALTLAGLPPLSLWAAKDEVLAAARAEGTGLYVVGLAAAAVAAVYSVKALWYVTRPLPPTRRAGDDTGRQGTRRTARTASASLLALTSTAAVLGVLALPGPASWLRGLVGAVDEPSPRGWELALSAGVVLATVAPAWWAVSRPPPVPLGAVRWAQGWWHLERAAHLAVVRPVLALAGALAVFDDRVVDGAVRRTARGGLAAARFARRLDDGGVDAAVRAVASGTRTLGRWARRPQTGLLHQYYAQAAVGFVVLALILLLVR; from the coding sequence ATGAGCGCGCTGCTCTGGCTGCTCATCACGCTCCCGCTCGGCGCGGGAGCGGTGCTCACCGTGACGGGACCACGCCGCGACCGGTGGGTCCCCTCCGCCGGCGTGGCAGCGGCCGTGGCGACACTCGGGGTGGCGGTCGCCGCCGCGGTCCTCCGCCCCTCCGCGGGCGCGCCGCTGTTCGCGGGGATGGAGGCGGGCCTGGCGGTGGACGGGCTGTCCGCGGTCATGGTGGTCACCACCGCCGCGGTCACCACCGCCGTACTGGCCTTCGCGGCCGGGGAACTCGCGGCCGGAGAGAACCGCGGCCGGTTCTTCGGGCTGATGCTCCTCTTCTCCGGTGCCATGCTCGTCACCGTCACGGCGACCACGCTGCCGCTGCTGCTGATGGCGTGGGAGGTGATGGGCGCCACCAGCTGGGCACTCATCGGCTACTGGTGGCGGCAGCCGGGGAGGGCGGCAGCCGCCGACGTCGCGTTCCTGACCACCCGCACGGCCGACCTGGGCCTGTACCTGGCGGCCGGTGCCGCCCTGGCCGGCGGTGCCGTCACCTTGCGACTCGACGCCTTACCGCAGGCGGCTTCGCCGTGGCTCCACGTGACCACCGCGGGCGTCGTCGCGGCGGCACTCGGCAAGTCCGCACAACTGCCGTTCTCCTTCTGGCTGTCACGGGCGATGCAGGGACCCAGCCCGGTCTCGGCGCTGCTGCACTCGGCGACCATGGTCGCCGCCGGCGCCTATCTGCTGCTCCGGATGGGCCCGTTGCTGGAGCGGACCGGCTGGGCCGGTCCGCTGGTTTCCTGGTGCGGCGTCGCCACCGCTCTGGCCTTGGGCGTGGTCGCCGTGGCGCAGACCGATCTCAAACAGCTGCTGGCGGCCTCGACCGCCGCCCAGGTCGGATTCATGGTGCTGGCCGCGGGCAGTCACGCGGTGGCCGCGGGCACCACCCAGCTCGTCGCCCACGCCGCCACGAAATCGGGCCTGTTCCTGGCCGCCGGGGCCTGGCTGACGGCGCTGGGCACCGAACGGCTGCCCGACCTGCGCGGTGCGGCCCGCTCCCACCGGCTGGTGGGATTCGCGTTCACCGTCGGCGCGCTGACCCTGGCCGGGCTGCCGCCCCTGTCCCTGTGGGCGGCCAAGGACGAGGTGCTCGCCGCCGCCCGGGCCGAGGGAACGGGCCTGTACGTGGTCGGGCTGGCGGCGGCCGCCGTCGCCGCCGTCTACAGCGTCAAAGCCCTCTGGTACGTCACCCGCCCCCTTCCTCCGACCAGGCGGGCCGGTGACGACACCGGGCGACAGGGCACCCGTCGCACCGCCCGTACGGCATCGGCGTCCCTCCTCGCCCTCACCTCGACGGCGGCCGTCCTGGGGGTACTGGCCCTACCGGGACCGGCGTCCTGGCTGAGAGGGCTGGTCGGCGCCGTGGACGAGCCGTCCCCCCGCGGGTGGGAACTCGCTCTGTCCGCAGGGGTGGTGCTCGCCACCGTGGCGCCGGCCTGGTGGGCGGTGTCCCGCCCGCCGCCCGTACCGCTCGGCGCGGTGCGATGGGCCCAGGGGTGGTGGCACCTGGAGCGGGCCGCGCACCTGGCGGTGGTCCGGCCCGTGCTGGCCCTGGCCGGTGCACTGGCCGTCTTCGACGACCGCGTCGTCGACGGCGCCGTACGGCGGACCGCCCGGGGCGGCCTCGCGGCGGCACGGTTCGCCCGCCGCCTGGACGACGGCGGCGTCGACGCGGCCGTGCGCGCGGTCGCCTCCGGCACCCGGACTCTGGGCCGCTGGGCGCGCCGCCCGCAGACCGGACTGCTGCACCAGTACTACGCCCAGGCCGCCGTCGGCTTCGTGGTGCTCGCCCTGATCCTCCTGTTGGTGAGGTAA
- a CDS encoding NADH-quinone oxidoreductase subunit J family protein: protein MDATSTVLLWVLGALALTGGVLVFTLNSMARVTFALLGSLVCVGGVVTVLGLPYLGVVIVLMMVMEMVIMAVFMIAYMMDPAGLMPMSMLHNKRGALCVSGAVFAGLLAGIFLVPWPERTGTRPADTTFQVGVALMEDQMLTMVTLGFVLLATMVGTTVLATRRGRYDRFGDDLDRRPAEDPAGGGVGR, encoded by the coding sequence TTGGACGCGACGAGCACGGTGCTGCTGTGGGTCCTGGGGGCACTCGCCCTGACCGGGGGCGTCCTGGTGTTCACGCTGAACTCGATGGCCCGGGTCACCTTCGCGCTGCTGGGTTCCCTGGTGTGCGTCGGCGGGGTGGTCACCGTGCTGGGGCTGCCGTACCTCGGCGTGGTGATCGTGCTGATGATGGTCATGGAGATGGTGATCATGGCCGTTTTCATGATCGCCTACATGATGGATCCGGCCGGGCTGATGCCGATGTCCATGCTGCACAACAAGCGCGGTGCGCTCTGTGTCAGCGGTGCGGTGTTCGCCGGGCTGCTGGCCGGGATCTTCCTGGTCCCCTGGCCCGAGCGCACGGGAACGCGGCCCGCGGACACCACCTTCCAGGTGGGCGTGGCGCTCATGGAGGACCAGATGCTGACCATGGTCACCCTCGGGTTCGTCCTGCTGGCCACCATGGTCGGTACGACCGTGCTCGCCACCCGACGGGGCCGCTACGACCGCTTCGGTGACGACCTCGACCGGCGCCCCGCCGAGGACCCGGCCGGCGGGGGAGTGGGCCGATGA
- a CDS encoding LysR substrate-binding domain-containing protein — protein MEIPRLLDGRLKFRHLILVDALSRQGSVVGAAAELHVTQPAATRSLHELEDILGVALFERRPRGVTATVFGEAFTQHARAVLAQLTQAGRHVVELADADRGTVIVGTHLAGSNVLLPRAITGIKKERPYLTVIVREASPEALLLELEAGRVDFVVGRLTAPSDERMVRRKLYDESVELVVRAGHTLVGRPHVELAELVDYPWILPGGETALRREIEELFTRYGFALPLNRVETTSFLTVRQLLLETDVVAVLPSLIIRDDPRIVRLPVPLDPIGHSVGLTLSATRTLSPSAEVLIRSLEDIAADMAPQGSPGETSGGAPGETPEGAPGDAPGFRVDQ, from the coding sequence GTGGAGATCCCCCGCCTGCTCGACGGCCGGCTGAAGTTCCGGCACCTGATCCTCGTGGACGCCCTCTCCCGCCAGGGGAGCGTCGTCGGTGCCGCGGCGGAACTGCACGTGACGCAGCCCGCGGCCACCCGGAGTCTGCACGAGCTGGAGGACATCCTCGGAGTCGCGCTGTTCGAACGCAGGCCCCGGGGCGTCACCGCCACGGTCTTCGGTGAGGCGTTCACCCAGCACGCGCGTGCCGTGCTCGCGCAACTGACGCAGGCCGGGCGCCATGTGGTGGAACTCGCCGACGCCGACCGTGGGACGGTGATCGTCGGCACGCATCTGGCCGGATCCAATGTGCTCCTGCCGCGGGCCATCACCGGGATCAAGAAGGAGCGCCCGTATCTGACGGTGATCGTGCGGGAGGCGTCGCCCGAGGCGCTGCTGCTGGAGCTGGAGGCCGGGCGCGTCGACTTCGTCGTGGGACGGCTGACCGCGCCGTCCGACGAGCGGATGGTGCGCCGCAAGCTCTACGACGAGTCGGTCGAACTGGTCGTCCGGGCCGGGCACACCCTCGTGGGGCGGCCGCACGTCGAGCTGGCCGAGCTGGTGGACTACCCGTGGATCCTGCCGGGCGGGGAAACCGCGCTGCGCAGGGAGATCGAGGAGCTCTTCACCCGGTACGGCTTCGCCCTGCCGCTGAACCGGGTGGAGACCACCTCGTTCCTGACGGTCCGCCAACTCTTGCTGGAGACTGATGTCGTCGCGGTGCTTCCCAGTCTGATCATCCGGGACGACCCCCGGATCGTGCGGCTGCCCGTACCGCTGGACCCGATCGGACACAGCGTCGGGCTGACGCTGTCGGCCACCCGTACGCTGAGCCCGTCCGCCGAGGTCCTGATCAGGAGCCTGGAGGACATCGCCGCGGACATGGCGCCCCAGGGCTCCCCGGGGGAGACCTCCGGGGGCGCCCCCGGGGAGACGCCGGAAGGCGCCCCCGGGGACGCCCCCGGATTCCGCGTGGATCAGTAG
- a CDS encoding complex I subunit 1 family protein — MVEAGAWWTPLAAPALLFGLAALAVAGHAVLDAVCAGRPLTPVAVLRPFLAVPRALVERPRRLPASDRLLWRTGVVTVPVAAVLSTLVIPFGNHAVADLSVGVVWFNAMEVLTWAGLWLAGWGPNAAFSLVGGYRFLAQGLAYELPLMFALISAATGARSLRVSAVADAQYGLWYVVWMPVAFVVYLAGVLAFSFLGPFAYPAGRDIADGVLGEASGVDRLLLRAGRRLWLAAGAAMAVPLFLGGGAGPVLPAWAWSLVKTLLVMGLLLWVLRRLPVLRADRYVEWAWVVLLPAAVAQVLVPALVGLDP, encoded by the coding sequence GTGGTTGAGGCCGGAGCGTGGTGGACACCGCTGGCGGCCCCGGCCCTGCTGTTCGGCCTCGCCGCGCTGGCCGTGGCCGGTCACGCCGTGCTGGACGCCGTGTGCGCCGGACGGCCTCTGACCCCCGTCGCGGTACTGAGGCCGTTTCTCGCGGTGCCGCGCGCCTTGGTGGAGCGGCCGCGGCGGCTGCCCGCGTCGGACCGGCTGCTGTGGCGGACGGGTGTGGTGACCGTGCCCGTCGCGGCGGTGCTGTCCACGCTGGTGATCCCGTTCGGGAACCACGCGGTCGCCGACCTGTCGGTGGGGGTGGTGTGGTTCAACGCGATGGAGGTGCTGACCTGGGCCGGACTGTGGCTGGCCGGCTGGGGCCCGAACGCGGCGTTCTCCCTGGTCGGCGGGTACCGATTCCTCGCGCAGGGCCTGGCGTACGAGCTGCCGCTGATGTTCGCACTGATCTCGGCCGCCACCGGCGCCCGGTCGCTCCGGGTCTCCGCCGTCGCCGACGCGCAGTACGGCCTGTGGTACGTGGTGTGGATGCCGGTCGCCTTCGTCGTCTACCTGGCCGGGGTACTCGCCTTCAGCTTCCTCGGGCCGTTCGCCTACCCGGCCGGCCGTGACATCGCCGACGGTGTGCTGGGTGAGGCCTCCGGGGTGGACCGGCTGCTGTTACGGGCGGGGCGCCGGTTGTGGCTGGCGGCCGGCGCGGCGATGGCGGTGCCCCTGTTCCTCGGCGGCGGTGCCGGCCCGGTGCTGCCGGCCTGGGCGTGGTCACTGGTCAAGACGCTGCTGGTGATGGGGCTCCTGCTGTGGGTGCTGCGGCGGCTCCCGGTGCTCCGCGCCGACCGGTACGTGGAGTGGGCGTGGGTGGTACTTCTTCCGGCAGCGGTCGCCCAGGTACTGGTACCGGCCCTCGTCGGCCTCGATCCGTAG
- a CDS encoding complex I subunit 4 family protein, with protein MLSVVTFLPLLVCAVLPLLPRTVPDQGYVWVWIATAAADFALVVALWAGYDTHGGTQYEQRARWIPSAGAGYHVGVDGLSLPLVALTCLLFLAVAVYSLREKRRVRSYVCLFLFLQTVGIGLFVALDLILFFVFFDLSIVAMFFVIAGWGHGERARAAALKFFLYTFVGSLALLLGFIGLYLAADPHTFDIVDLTRDNPLAGRGLYAALVLLAIGVGLAVKTPTVPFHTWLPPAHSDAPAAGSAILAGVLLKMGTYGFVRIAMPLLPGSWRRYATVIVVVGAVSVVYGALVALAQTDFKRMIAYTSVTHMGYVVLAIGAAGTLAGADAQARSLAVTGAVTQMVSHGLITGALFLLAGVLYDRGRTHAMGAYSGLAAHTPRFAAVTAAGAFAGLGIPGFSGFIAEFQIFTGALASHTIATAIALTGVLITAALFLTALRRMFMGAPSLPRTVPTGGIADLRGAETVSTVALLAVALVIGVAPRWLLDVIEPAGRTLTGLVAR; from the coding sequence GTGCTGAGCGTCGTCACGTTCCTGCCGCTGCTGGTGTGCGCGGTGCTACCGCTCCTGCCGCGCACCGTCCCCGACCAGGGGTACGTCTGGGTCTGGATCGCCACGGCCGCCGCCGACTTCGCCCTGGTCGTCGCCCTGTGGGCCGGCTACGACACCCACGGCGGGACGCAGTACGAGCAGCGGGCGCGCTGGATCCCCAGCGCCGGGGCCGGCTACCACGTGGGTGTGGACGGCCTGTCCCTGCCCCTGGTCGCGCTGACCTGCCTGCTGTTCCTGGCCGTCGCCGTCTACTCCCTGCGCGAGAAGCGGCGGGTGCGCTCCTACGTCTGCCTCTTCCTGTTCCTGCAGACCGTCGGCATCGGTCTGTTCGTCGCCCTCGACCTCATCCTGTTCTTCGTCTTCTTCGACCTGTCGATCGTCGCCATGTTCTTCGTCATCGCGGGCTGGGGGCACGGCGAACGGGCCCGGGCCGCGGCGCTGAAGTTCTTCCTCTACACCTTCGTCGGCTCCCTCGCCCTGCTGCTCGGTTTCATCGGCCTCTACCTGGCAGCCGACCCCCACACCTTCGACATCGTCGATCTCACCCGGGACAACCCACTGGCCGGACGCGGCCTCTACGCGGCCCTGGTGCTGCTGGCCATCGGCGTCGGGCTGGCGGTCAAGACCCCGACCGTGCCCTTCCACACCTGGCTGCCGCCGGCCCACAGCGACGCCCCCGCCGCGGGCTCGGCGATTCTGGCCGGGGTCCTGCTGAAGATGGGCACCTACGGGTTCGTACGCATCGCCATGCCGCTGCTGCCGGGGAGCTGGCGCCGATACGCGACGGTCATCGTGGTCGTCGGAGCGGTTTCGGTGGTCTACGGAGCCCTGGTGGCGCTGGCACAGACCGACTTCAAGCGCATGATCGCCTATACCTCCGTCACCCACATGGGGTACGTCGTCCTGGCGATCGGCGCGGCGGGGACACTCGCCGGTGCGGATGCCCAGGCCCGTTCCCTCGCGGTGACCGGGGCGGTCACCCAGATGGTGAGCCACGGTCTCATCACCGGCGCCCTGTTCCTGCTCGCCGGCGTGCTGTACGACCGAGGCCGGACCCACGCGATGGGCGCATACTCCGGCCTGGCCGCTCACACACCGCGTTTCGCGGCGGTCACGGCCGCCGGGGCGTTCGCCGGTCTCGGCATCCCCGGCTTCTCCGGTTTCATCGCCGAGTTCCAGATCTTCACCGGCGCTCTCGCCTCCCACACGATCGCCACCGCCATCGCCCTCACCGGCGTCCTGATCACCGCGGCCCTGTTCCTGACGGCGCTGCGGCGCATGTTCATGGGTGCTCCGTCCCTGCCCCGGACCGTCCCCACCGGAGGTATCGCGGACCTGAGGGGCGCCGAGACGGTCTCCACCGTGGCCCTGCTCGCCGTCGCCCTGGTGATCGGTGTGGCGCCGCGCTGGCTGCTGGACGTCATCGAACCGGCCGGCCGCACCCTGACCGGGCTGGTGGCCCGGTGA
- a CDS encoding RidA family protein — translation MSGAHVMRGRATPRGRFPHVKVVGDLVFVSGTSSRRPDNTFVGVEADAMGTTNLDIRAQTRAVIENIRDMLAELGAELSDVAQVTAYLVSMNDFGGYNEVYGEFFDERGPTRTTVAVHQLPHPHLLIEIQAIAHLPRNRQSNQSHSSHSTEVVS, via the coding sequence ATGAGCGGGGCACACGTCATGCGGGGGCGGGCCACCCCGCGCGGGCGGTTCCCGCACGTGAAGGTCGTCGGCGACCTGGTCTTCGTCTCGGGGACGAGTTCGCGCCGTCCCGACAACACCTTCGTGGGTGTCGAGGCCGACGCGATGGGGACGACGAACCTGGACATCCGGGCCCAGACGCGGGCGGTGATCGAGAACATCCGCGACATGCTCGCCGAACTGGGCGCGGAGCTCTCCGACGTCGCCCAGGTCACCGCGTACCTGGTGTCCATGAACGACTTCGGCGGATACAACGAGGTCTACGGGGAGTTCTTCGACGAGCGGGGCCCGACGCGGACGACCGTGGCGGTCCACCAACTGCCGCACCCGCACCTGCTGATCGAGATCCAGGCCATCGCCCATCTGCCGCGGAACAGGCAGAGCAACCAGTCCCACTCGTCGCACAGCACGGAGGTGGTCTCATGA